A window of Syngnathus acus chromosome 17, fSynAcu1.2, whole genome shotgun sequence genomic DNA:
tgtgTCCCAACTACATGCCATCATAAGCGCTATGCTAAATCGAAAGAGGCCCTTTCTGTTCCGACGCTGACACTCTCTTTGCTTCCAACATGTCTCCTGTCACCGCACAGAATCGGTCGCCTCTTTGATGGCACCGAGCCCATAGTGCTGGACAGCCTGAAGCAGCACTACTTCATTGACAGGGACGGACACATGTTCCGCTACATCCTCAACTTCCTCAGGACGTCCAAGTTGCTCATCCCAGACGACTTCAAAGTAAGCCCAGAGAAAAACCTCATCGGCCACTCAGCGCTTCTGCAAGTGGGCGCGCGCGCACAATAACATGCGCCTTTGGCATGTTGGAATTGCTGCAAACATCTTCCAAGCAAGGGTCCCCACTGGCCAAAGGACGGACGATAGGAGGAGAGCAAACAATTGGTGGTTGTGATACGTGAATAAGTAGTCCTGTGTGCCGAGGGTGAATTACACTACATGTGACCCATTAGTACTCCTACCGTTCAACTCTTGTGCAACATTCAGTCAGTAATTATTTGACTTACCCCTCGGGAGAAAGCAAAGACGCACATCATCTGATAGATTATCCACACTGAGGCTCCATCAGCGGAAAGTATGTCAGCTAAAATAAGCAAAGACAAAAGACAGGCCCGAGTCAAGCGGCGCTGAGAACTCAAATGCACTCACAGGCCCAGCGGTGCTCTCTGTTGAAGCGCCGCTGTTGCAAACCTCGTAACATGCGTACATGACTCATTACGTTCGAATATTCTAGTCTTAGAAATGGAATTCGAAAGTAGGAGTTTTAAATTTACAGTGAGAAACCTAGTCACGTTTTTTGCTGACTCAAAGGTTTCACAGACAAGCtcgataaataaatacaacctAGCTATTCATGCTAAGCGCGCTGTGTGTCTCTGTGTCCttgacccccacccccccaccagGACTACAGCCTGCTGTACGAGGAGGCCCGATACTTCCAGCTGCAGCCCATGCTGTCCGAGCTGGAGCACTGGCGCCAGGACCAGGAGCTGGGTCAGGTGTCGCGCCCATGCGAGTGCGTGGTGGTACGCGTGACGCCCGACTTGGGCGAGAGGATCACGCTGAGCGGCGACAAGGCGCTGATCGAGGACGTCTTTCCCGAGATCGGCGACGTCATGTGCAACCTGGTCAACGCCGGTTGGAACCACGACTCCACGCACGTCATCCGCTTCCCGCTCAACGGATATTGCCTCCTCAACTCTGTCCAGGCAAGAACGATGCGACTTGTGACCCTAAAAttgacaccaaaaaaaatgtatgaccGGATGGCTTTGGCGGAGGCCTACTTAACAGTGAGCAGTCAGCTTTTCAGCGACTTAAGTTCTCGTCTGCTACATTA
This region includes:
- the LOC119137299 gene encoding BTB/POZ domain-containing protein KCTD1 isoform X2, whose product is MSRPMITRSPVSPLSNQGIPTPAQLTKSNAPVHIDVGGHMYTSSLATLTKFPESRIGRLFDGTEPIVLDSLKQHYFIDRDGHMFRYILNFLRTSKLLIPDDFKDYSLLYEEARYFQLQPMLSELEHWRQDQELGQVSRPCECVVVRVTPDLGERITLSGDKALIEDVFPEIGDVMCNLVNAGWNHDSTHVIRFPLNGYCLLNSVQVLERLQQRGFEIAGSCGGGVDSSQFSEYVLRRELRRTAQRGGLNSNRIKQEQLD